In Sebaldella sp. S0638, one genomic interval encodes:
- a CDS encoding ABC transporter permease translates to MNEIISIILLSLFVSVISTLAATVFGVLISLVILFKDFRLKKLVIKLTNTFMSMPPVLMGLLMYLLLSRKGPLGSFKLLFTPTAIIITQTFLILPIIISLTYSYLNSIEEDIRRNCAALGILKKHTVFIMIKESLPQMISIVSTGFGRGISEVGAAMMIGGNIKGYTRIMTTYIAMETGKGNFNESIILGLVLLFISFSINFFIGYLVK, encoded by the coding sequence ATGAATGAAATTATTTCAATAATATTACTGTCATTATTTGTAAGTGTAATTTCTACATTAGCCGCAACGGTTTTCGGAGTTTTGATTTCACTGGTTATTTTATTCAAAGATTTCAGATTGAAAAAATTAGTAATAAAACTAACCAATACATTTATGAGTATGCCTCCGGTATTAATGGGGCTTCTTATGTATCTGCTGTTATCAAGAAAAGGGCCTTTAGGGTCCTTTAAACTCCTTTTTACACCTACGGCAATTATAATTACACAGACATTTTTGATACTGCCTATTATTATTTCACTGACATACAGCTATCTGAACAGCATAGAAGAAGATATAAGGAGAAACTGTGCCGCTTTGGGTATCTTAAAGAAGCATACTGTTTTTATTATGATAAAAGAAAGTCTGCCTCAGATGATTTCTATAGTATCCACAGGTTTTGGAAGGGGAATATCTGAAGTAGGGGCTGCTATGATGATAGGGGGCAATATAAAAGGGTATACAAGGATTATGACCACTTATATAGCCATGGAAACAGGAAAAGGTAATTTTAATGAAAGTATAATACTGG
- a CDS encoding substrate-binding domain-containing protein, whose amino-acid sequence MKLYLKLILLTTLVLGILSCGKKEEATGGTQNAETKTEQKQEENGKRIILATTTSTQDSGLLDYLLPEFTKDTGIEVSVVAKGTGEALKIGESGDADVLMVHAKAKEEEFVKNGFGTERIEFMYNDFILVGPEDDSLKLKEKTPDNIDEAFKLIADKKAEFISRGDESGTDVKEKGIWKAINITPQAPWYVEAGKGMGAVLQMADEKKAYTLTDRATYLSMKDKLELGILVQNDKKLYNQYSLIRLNYDKLGIKNKEEADKFIEWMTSDKALEMIKNFGVDKYGESLFTPNFKK is encoded by the coding sequence ATGAAACTGTATTTAAAATTAATATTGTTGACGACTTTGGTATTGGGAATTTTGTCATGCGGTAAAAAAGAAGAGGCAACTGGCGGAACACAAAATGCCGAAACAAAAACTGAGCAAAAGCAGGAAGAGAACGGAAAGAGAATAATACTGGCGACAACTACAAGTACACAGGATTCAGGTCTTTTGGATTATCTTCTCCCTGAATTTACAAAAGATACAGGGATAGAAGTAAGCGTAGTGGCTAAAGGTACAGGAGAAGCATTGAAAATAGGTGAAAGCGGAGATGCTGACGTATTAATGGTACATGCTAAGGCAAAAGAAGAAGAATTTGTAAAAAATGGATTCGGGACTGAAAGAATAGAATTCATGTATAATGATTTTATACTTGTGGGACCTGAAGACGACAGCCTGAAACTTAAAGAGAAAACTCCTGACAATATAGACGAAGCATTTAAGCTGATAGCAGACAAAAAGGCTGAGTTTATATCAAGAGGGGATGAATCAGGAACAGATGTTAAGGAAAAAGGTATATGGAAAGCCATAAATATAACACCGCAGGCACCATGGTATGTAGAAGCAGGAAAAGGAATGGGTGCCGTACTGCAGATGGCTGATGAAAAAAAAGCTTATACACTTACTGACAGAGCTACATATCTTTCAATGAAAGACAAGCTTGAACTGGGAATACTTGTACAGAATGATAAAAAATTATATAATCAGTACAGCCTGATCAGACTGAATTATGATAAGCTGGGCATCAAGAATAAAGAAGAAGCTGATAAATTTATAGAGTGGATGACAAGTGACAAGGCTCTTGAGATGATTAAAAATTTCGGAGTTGATAAATACGGAGAATCACTTTTTACGCCAAATTTCAAAAAATAA
- a CDS encoding HesA/MoeB/ThiF family protein: MEERYRRNIEAISEEENAALFEKKVCIIGCGGLGGYIIEILARIGVGSLIVVDGDVFEESNLNRQLYSKMELLGKSKAESAYERILEINPEIKVKYIYDFFDESNYAKIINNSDVVVDALDNIKTKKFLQKVCEELDIPLVHGAIGGWYGQVATVLPGDKTLDIIYKGKEDKGVEKILGNLPFTASCTASYQSSEVIKLLIKRGDLLRKKILFIDMLNNESEIINL, from the coding sequence TTGGAGGAAAGATACAGAAGGAATATAGAGGCAATATCCGAGGAGGAAAATGCCGCTCTTTTTGAAAAAAAAGTATGTATAATCGGCTGCGGAGGATTAGGAGGGTACATTATCGAGATTCTGGCAAGAATAGGTGTAGGAAGCCTTATTGTCGTAGATGGAGATGTATTTGAAGAGTCTAATCTGAACAGACAGCTGTATTCAAAAATGGAACTTCTGGGAAAAAGCAAGGCAGAATCTGCATATGAGCGGATTTTGGAAATAAATCCCGAAATAAAAGTAAAATATATATATGATTTTTTTGATGAGAGTAATTATGCCAAAATAATAAACAACAGTGATGTAGTAGTAGATGCACTTGATAATATAAAAACCAAAAAATTTTTACAGAAAGTATGCGAAGAGCTGGATATACCTTTGGTTCACGGAGCAATCGGAGGATGGTACGGTCAGGTTGCCACAGTCTTGCCCGGAGATAAAACTCTGGATATTATCTATAAAGGAAAAGAAGATAAAGGTGTGGAAAAAATACTTGGCAATCTTCCGTTCACAGCATCATGTACAGCATCTTACCAAAGTTCCGAAGTGATAAAGCTGCTTATTAAACGCGGTGATTTGCTGAGGAAAAAGATTCTGTTCATAGATATGCTGAATAATGAGTCTGAAATAATAAATTTATAA
- a CDS encoding MoaD/ThiS family protein has product MEIEVRLFAYFREGRGKILKFPVDGNTTPHDVLNELKIDVKDVAILLVNGIDGKLDYKFKDNDRLSLFPPVGGG; this is encoded by the coding sequence ATGGAAATAGAAGTTAGATTATTTGCATATTTCAGAGAAGGCAGAGGGAAAATACTAAAATTTCCTGTAGATGGAAATACTACCCCTCATGATGTTCTCAATGAATTGAAAATAGACGTAAAAGATGTGGCAATACTGTTAGTAAACGGGATTGACGGCAAGCTTGATTATAAATTTAAAGATAACGACAGGCTTTCCCTGTTTCCGCCGGTGGGAGGTGGATAA
- a CDS encoding aldehyde ferredoxin oxidoreductase family protein, translating to MRGYVGKILRVNLSDSSISEENLDIQKAKKFIGARGLGAKIMFEEVDPEVDALSPENKLIIATGPCTGYTMPTGGRYMVMTKSPLTGTLAFSNSGGRWGAEFKFTGNDMIIFEGKADKPVYLYIEDDKVEIRDAAHLWGKKVTETTEILKNETDKNAKVMCIGPAGERLSLISAIMNDIDRAAGRGGVGAVMGSKNLKAVVVRGTKKLEYADPAKAKAVALEKIKILKDNPVAGNGLPTYGTAVLVNIINENGVLPVKNFQESYAPKADDISGETLRETSLVRNSACYRCTIGCGRWVKLKDGREVGGPEYETIWAFGSDCDNYDLETINEANELCNEYGLDTISAGATIAAAMELKEKGLIKDEEIAGDGLSLDWGDSKAIVEWTRKMGEREGFGYELAKGSYRLCDEHGAPELSMTVKKQELPAYDPRGIQGHGITYAVSNRGACHVKGYMISPEILGQPEKLDRFELKGKPAYAKVFHDLTAVVDSLGLCIFTTFGLGAQDFVDMANACYGEEVFDVNSLMEAGDRIWTLEKLYNLRAGIDKDDDTLPKRLLEDSIVDGPSKGWVHKLSELLPEYYEVRGWDKNTSIPTEETLKKLGIEEYSWK from the coding sequence ATGAGAGGATATGTTGGGAAAATATTAAGAGTAAACTTAAGTGACTCGAGTATCAGCGAAGAGAATTTGGACATTCAAAAAGCAAAAAAATTCATTGGAGCCCGTGGGCTGGGAGCCAAAATAATGTTTGAGGAGGTAGATCCGGAGGTAGATGCGTTAAGTCCTGAAAATAAGCTTATTATAGCTACAGGGCCCTGCACAGGATACACAATGCCAACAGGCGGAAGATACATGGTTATGACTAAGTCACCGCTTACAGGTACATTAGCTTTTTCCAATTCCGGAGGAAGATGGGGAGCAGAGTTTAAATTTACCGGAAATGACATGATTATCTTTGAAGGAAAGGCAGATAAACCAGTTTATCTTTATATTGAGGATGACAAGGTGGAAATCAGGGATGCAGCTCATTTATGGGGAAAGAAAGTAACTGAAACCACTGAAATCCTGAAAAATGAAACTGATAAAAATGCAAAGGTAATGTGTATAGGACCTGCAGGTGAAAGATTATCACTTATTTCGGCAATTATGAATGATATTGACAGAGCAGCGGGACGTGGAGGAGTAGGAGCCGTTATGGGTTCTAAAAACCTGAAAGCTGTAGTGGTAAGAGGAACTAAAAAGCTGGAATATGCTGATCCTGCCAAGGCAAAAGCAGTAGCACTGGAAAAAATAAAGATATTAAAGGATAATCCTGTAGCAGGAAACGGGCTTCCTACATATGGGACGGCAGTACTGGTAAACATTATTAATGAAAACGGAGTACTTCCTGTGAAAAACTTTCAGGAATCATATGCACCGAAAGCAGATGATATAAGCGGGGAAACTCTGAGAGAAACAAGTCTGGTAAGAAATTCTGCATGTTACAGATGTACAATAGGATGCGGAAGATGGGTAAAATTAAAAGACGGAAGAGAAGTAGGAGGTCCGGAATATGAAACAATATGGGCATTTGGTTCTGACTGTGACAACTATGATCTGGAAACTATTAATGAAGCAAATGAACTTTGTAATGAATACGGACTGGATACTATTTCGGCAGGAGCTACTATAGCAGCCGCAATGGAACTAAAGGAAAAAGGTCTTATAAAAGATGAAGAGATAGCAGGAGACGGTCTCAGCCTTGACTGGGGAGACAGTAAAGCTATCGTGGAATGGACAAGAAAAATGGGAGAAAGAGAAGGATTCGGATATGAACTTGCAAAAGGTTCATACAGACTGTGTGATGAACACGGGGCTCCGGAGCTTTCAATGACTGTGAAGAAACAGGAACTTCCTGCCTATGACCCGAGAGGAATACAAGGTCACGGTATTACATATGCAGTAAGTAACAGAGGGGCATGTCACGTAAAAGGATATATGATCAGTCCTGAAATACTCGGTCAGCCTGAAAAGCTGGACAGATTCGAGCTGAAAGGAAAGCCAGCTTATGCCAAAGTTTTCCATGATCTTACAGCTGTGGTTGATTCTCTGGGACTTTGTATATTTACCACTTTTGGTCTTGGGGCACAGGATTTCGTGGATATGGCAAATGCATGTTACGGAGAAGAAGTATTCGATGTAAACAGTCTTATGGAAGCCGGAGACAGAATCTGGACACTTGAAAAGCTTTATAACTTACGTGCGGGAATAGATAAAGATGACGACACACTTCCAAAAAGACTTCTCGAAGACAGTATAGTCGACGGGCCGTCTAAAGGATGGGTTCATAAGCTGTCAGAGCTTCTTCCTGAATATTATGAAGTAAGAGGATGGGATAAGAATACAAGTATCCCTACAGAGGAAACACTAAAAAAACTAGGTATAGAGGAATACTCATGGAAATAG